A genomic region of Candidatus Paceibacterota bacterium contains the following coding sequences:
- the secG gene encoding preprotein translocase subunit SecG, with translation MLFNFLPYIQIVLSCLLGIAILLQQRGAGISGVFGGGDEGYHTRRGMEKILFVSTIVLAFLFLLSAFLALLK, from the coding sequence ATGTTATTTAATTTTCTACCATACATCCAAATAGTGCTTTCTTGCCTTTTGGGAATAGCTATACTTCTTCAGCAAAGAGGCGCCGGAATTTCCGGTGTTTTCGGCGGGGGAGACGAAGGATATCATACAAGACGCGGAATGGAAAAAATTCTGTTTGTTTCCACTATTGTTTTGGCTTTTCTTTTTCTTTTATCAGCCTTTTTGGCTTTACTGAAATAA
- a CDS encoding co-chaperone GroES has product MAAKKISINPLSDRVLVEPLSEEDKFKKTKAGIVIPETAGGHEKMNRGIVVGVGPGKMSEEGKRLPMSVKKGQTVIFSEYSAEKVKIDGEEYYIIGEGSILAVVE; this is encoded by the coding sequence ATGGCAGCTAAAAAAATATCCATAAACCCTCTTTCGGACAGGGTCTTAGTTGAACCGCTTTCCGAGGAGGATAAATTTAAAAAGACAAAGGCCGGTATAGTTATTCCTGAAACCGCCGGCGGGCATGAAAAAATGAACAGAGGAATTGTTGTGGGCGTTGGCCCGGGAAAAATGTCTGAAGAAGGAAAAAGATTGCCGATGTCCGTTAAAAAAGGGCAGACCGTGATTTTTTCCGAATACAGCGCGGAAAAAGTAAAAATAGACGGCGAAGAGTACTATATTATAGGAGAGGGAAGCATTTTGGCTGTAGTGGAATAA
- a CDS encoding LemA family protein — MNPFTIVILAVLAVLVLWFIVVFNRLVILRTRSKEALSDIDVQTKRRYDLIPNLVETVKGYMQHERNVFENVTKARSEAMSAGDGMAQKAEKENALSNTLKTLFAVSENYPELKANENFLELQRELSDTENKIQAARRFYNGNVRDLNIKIETFPSRIVAGLFGFAKMEFFEVADEAEKQPVNVKF, encoded by the coding sequence ATGAACCCTTTTACCATAGTTATTTTAGCCGTTTTAGCAGTCTTAGTTTTGTGGTTTATCGTTGTTTTTAACCGACTCGTGATTTTGCGCACTAGATCCAAGGAAGCTCTTTCCGATATAGACGTGCAGACAAAAAGGCGATATGACCTTATCCCAAACCTTGTTGAGACCGTGAAAGGTTATATGCAGCACGAGAGAAATGTTTTTGAAAATGTGACAAAGGCTAGAAGCGAAGCGATGTCAGCCGGAGACGGGATGGCGCAAAAAGCGGAAAAAGAAAACGCTTTATCAAACACTTTGAAAACTCTTTTCGCTGTTTCTGAAAATTATCCGGAGCTCAAAGCCAACGAGAATTTTTTGGAACTTCAGCGCGAGCTTAGCGATACGGAAAATAAAATCCAGGCGGCGAGGAGGTTCTACAACGGCAATGTCCGCGATTTGAACATTAAGATAGAAACTTTCCCGTCCAGAATTGTTGCCGGACTTTTCGGATTCGCGAAAATGGAATTTTTTGAAGTCGCGGATGAAGCTGAAAAACAGCCGGTGAACGTGAAGTTTTAG
- the groL gene encoding chaperonin GroEL (60 kDa chaperone family; promotes refolding of misfolded polypeptides especially under stressful conditions; forms two stacked rings of heptamers to form a barrel-shaped 14mer; ends can be capped by GroES; misfolded proteins enter the barrel where they are refolded when GroES binds), with protein sequence MSKQIIFSEKAREALKRGVDILANTVKVTLGPRGRNVVLGKGFGSPDITNDGVTIAKEIELSDKVENMGAEIVKEVSSKTNDVAGDGTTTAVVLAQAIIREGLKHSAMGANPIGIKAGIEAACEHLVSALEKMAKPLKNKNGALNKSEILQVATISAESKEIGEIIADTFEEVGQNGVITVEESQSFGVEKELVKGLQFDRGYSSAYMINNAERMEAVYENTQVLITDKKISTIAEILPLLEKLAQTGKKELVIIAEEVEGEALATLVVNKIRGTFSALAIKAPGYGDRKKEMLEDIAIVCGGKVVSEEKGMKLDSVELDVLGGARRIIATKDNTTIVGGKGKKQDIDERIAQVKNQISKTDSDFEKEKLQERLAKLSGGVAIIKVGAATETEMKYKKYKIEDAKEATKAAIEEGIVPGGGVALLKAAISVSKDVSEGKIKSPSKDIEREFEAGVNLILRAVEEPLRQIAMNAGREDHSVIVSAIKKEIEEHPNSNIGYDARKDDIISDMLKAGIIDPLKVTRSALQNSVSAAAMLLTTEAVVADIPEKNPPAGGHNHGPMGEDY encoded by the coding sequence ATGTCCAAACAGATTATTTTTAGTGAAAAGGCCAGAGAGGCGCTTAAAAGAGGCGTTGATATCTTGGCGAATACTGTAAAAGTTACGCTTGGTCCTCGCGGCAGAAACGTGGTTTTGGGAAAAGGATTCGGTTCTCCGGACATCACGAATGATGGCGTTACCATTGCCAAAGAAATCGAACTTTCGGACAAAGTTGAAAATATGGGCGCGGAAATCGTTAAAGAAGTTTCCAGCAAAACTAACGATGTCGCCGGAGACGGCACTACGACTGCCGTCGTATTGGCTCAGGCGATAATCAGAGAAGGGCTTAAACACTCTGCCATGGGCGCGAATCCGATAGGAATAAAAGCGGGCATAGAAGCGGCTTGCGAACATCTTGTTTCCGCTTTGGAGAAGATGGCGAAACCTTTGAAAAATAAAAACGGAGCGCTTAACAAAAGCGAAATACTCCAAGTGGCGACAATTTCGGCGGAATCAAAAGAAATAGGAGAAATAATTGCCGATACCTTTGAAGAAGTCGGACAAAACGGCGTTATTACGGTTGAAGAATCGCAATCTTTCGGAGTTGAAAAAGAGCTTGTGAAAGGGCTTCAGTTTGACCGCGGTTATTCTTCCGCTTATATGATAAACAATGCCGAAAGAATGGAAGCGGTTTATGAAAATACTCAGGTTCTTATAACAGACAAGAAAATTTCCACCATAGCGGAGATTTTGCCGCTTCTTGAAAAATTGGCGCAGACAGGCAAAAAGGAGCTTGTAATCATTGCCGAAGAAGTGGAAGGTGAGGCTCTTGCCACGCTTGTCGTGAATAAGATACGGGGCACTTTCAGCGCGCTCGCGATAAAAGCGCCCGGATACGGGGACAGAAAAAAAGAAATGCTTGAGGATATCGCGATTGTCTGCGGCGGCAAGGTCGTTTCCGAAGAAAAGGGGATGAAGCTGGACAGTGTTGAGTTAGACGTGCTTGGCGGGGCGAGAAGAATAATTGCCACGAAAGACAATACGACCATTGTCGGAGGAAAAGGAAAAAAACAGGACATAGACGAAAGAATAGCTCAAGTGAAAAATCAGATTTCAAAAACCGATTCCGATTTTGAAAAAGAAAAATTACAGGAGCGGCTGGCGAAACTTTCCGGAGGCGTGGCTATTATTAAAGTCGGCGCGGCAACGGAAACGGAAATGAAGTATAAAAAATATAAAATTGAGGATGCCAAAGAAGCGACGAAAGCGGCTATTGAAGAAGGAATCGTACCCGGAGGGGGAGTAGCTTTGCTTAAAGCGGCGATTTCCGTTTCAAAAGACGTTTCCGAAGGCAAGATAAAATCACCGTCAAAGGATATTGAGCGGGAATTTGAAGCCGGAGTGAATCTGATTTTGCGCGCGGTTGAAGAGCCTCTTAGGCAAATAGCGATGAACGCGGGCAGGGAAGACCATTCCGTTATTGTGAGCGCGATTAAAAAAGAAATAGAAGAACATCCGAATTCAAATATCGGATATGACGCGAGAAAAGACGATATTATTTCCGATATGCTTAAAGCGGGAATAATCGATCCGCTCAAGGTGACTCGTTCGGCTTTGCAAAATTCAGTGTCAGCGGCGGCGATGCTTTTGACGACCGAAGCGGTTGTGGCGGATATTCCGGAAAAAAATCCGCCGGCCGGCGGGCACAATCACGGTCCAATGGGTGAGGATTATTAA